A window of the Gammaproteobacteria bacterium genome harbors these coding sequences:
- the fliN gene encoding flagellar motor switch protein FliN has product MSENTPVEPLENDELNAHEPEAEEELSPSGGTPGGEPEFPDVVEDDDAEIPDVTVNPASFAALKPSQNGRTEKANLDMLLDIGLQVTVELGRAKMSIRDVLGLGPGTVVELNRVAGEPVDVLINGKPIAKGEVVVIGDMFGVRVTDIIPPAQRVESMI; this is encoded by the coding sequence ATGAGCGAGAACACCCCTGTTGAGCCACTCGAAAACGACGAACTGAATGCTCACGAGCCGGAAGCTGAGGAGGAACTTTCCCCGAGCGGGGGGACACCTGGCGGGGAGCCGGAGTTCCCAGACGTGGTGGAGGACGATGATGCTGAAATTCCGGATGTGACGGTCAACCCGGCAAGTTTCGCTGCCCTGAAGCCAAGCCAAAATGGACGTACGGAAAAGGCCAATCTCGATATGCTCCTGGACATTGGCCTACAGGTGACCGTTGAATTGGGACGCGCAAAGATGAGCATTCGTGACGTGTTAGGCTTAGGGCCTGGTACTGTTGTGGAACTCAATCGTGTGGCAGGTGAACCCGTCGATGTTCTGATCAATGGTAAACCCATCGCCAAAGGTGAAGTTGTTGTGATCGGTGATATGTTCGGTGTACGCGTCACAGATATTATTCCGCCAGCACAACGCGTTGAAAGCATGATATAG